In one Mucilaginibacter sp. PAMB04168 genomic region, the following are encoded:
- a CDS encoding Rieske 2Fe-2S domain-containing protein, with protein MERKEFLAKFGITMAAVCAGCSLYSCGSDPKDEPAPGGNPGTTPPPTGGSTGLFTANLDTEIKNVGDFKVASGVILVRLAAGAAPASFTAVQVACTHQGTSINYNTAQGRFICPNHGSQFSTSGTVLLGPAAQALKAYTVSISGSTLTVTA; from the coding sequence ATGGAAAGAAAAGAATTTTTAGCCAAGTTTGGCATCACTATGGCAGCGGTTTGCGCCGGCTGCAGCTTATACTCCTGCGGCAGCGACCCTAAAGATGAACCAGCTCCGGGCGGCAACCCAGGCACCACACCCCCGCCAACAGGTGGCAGTACCGGCTTGTTTACTGCCAATCTGGATACAGAAATAAAAAATGTGGGCGATTTTAAGGTAGCCAGCGGCGTTATTCTGGTTAGGCTTGCGGCCGGCGCTGCCCCCGCGTCGTTTACCGCCGTACAAGTTGCCTGCACCCACCAAGGTACTTCTATTAACTACAACACAGCACAAGGGCGGTTTATATGCCCTAATCATGGTAGCCAATTCAGCACATCGGGCACGGTGTTACTTGGCCCAGCTGCACAAGCACTAAAAGCTTATACCGTAAGCATAAGCGGCAGCACCTTAACGGTAACCGCTTAG
- a CDS encoding MBL fold metallo-hydrolase: MQRRRFIASSLLSAGALALSSQSSFASWLLQPAYKFKPLRNNVGIFTEQGGTIAWLTNKDGIAVVDAEFPPQAEHLIAELKKQSEKPIEWLINTHHHGDHTSGNIAFKGIAKKVAAHANSLANQQNVAKAQKSEEKQLFPDTTFTTEWKAKVGDENIHAYYFGAGHTNGDSMIHFEHANIVHTGDLVFNRRYPFVDRTAGASVKAWITTLQKAQKQFSKDTLFVFGHAFDPEKVTGSMADLKAMENYMERLVDFVNAQIKAGKTEEEVLTATSIPGVTDWQGDGIKRSLTAAYEELSA, encoded by the coding sequence ATGCAACGCCGTCGTTTTATTGCCAGTAGTTTATTATCAGCAGGGGCTTTGGCCTTAAGCAGTCAAAGTAGTTTTGCCTCGTGGCTTTTACAGCCCGCTTATAAATTTAAGCCCTTGCGCAATAACGTAGGTATATTTACTGAGCAGGGCGGCACTATTGCCTGGCTTACCAACAAAGATGGCATTGCTGTAGTGGATGCTGAGTTTCCGCCACAGGCCGAACATTTGATTGCCGAATTAAAGAAGCAGTCGGAAAAGCCTATTGAGTGGTTAATTAACACCCACCACCACGGCGACCATACCAGCGGCAACATTGCCTTTAAGGGCATTGCCAAAAAGGTAGCTGCCCATGCCAACTCGCTTGCCAATCAGCAAAACGTAGCCAAGGCGCAAAAAAGTGAGGAAAAGCAATTATTTCCGGATACCACCTTTACCACTGAATGGAAGGCAAAAGTAGGTGACGAAAACATACATGCTTACTATTTTGGCGCGGGCCACACTAACGGCGATAGCATGATACATTTTGAGCATGCCAACATTGTTCATACCGGCGATTTGGTTTTTAACCGCCGTTATCCTTTTGTTGACCGCACAGCAGGCGCATCTGTTAAGGCTTGGATAACCACATTGCAAAAGGCACAAAAGCAATTCAGCAAGGATACCCTGTTTGTATTTGGGCATGCCTTTGACCCGGAGAAAGTTACCGGCAGTATGGCCGATTTAAAAGCCATGGAAAACTATATGGAGCGCCTGGTTGATTTTGTAAACGCGCAAATTAAAGCCGGCAAAACTGAAGAGGAAGTACTGACCGCAACCAGCATACCTGGTGTAACCGACTGGCAAGGTGATGGCATCAAACGCAGCCTAACCGCCGCTTATGAAGAACTAAGCGCTTAA
- a CDS encoding HAMP domain-containing sensor histidine kinase, whose translation MDTSISASELRLRSIMQHAPLGLAEIDASGKIVNLNLAGTALLKPLTAALSVSIENIFPILDVINPKVVPAIKAFSQPGGLIMGNEQCHFSYPGELDLVEKDFSITVSKMADCFIVSFEDVTEKVSEEKAMVQAELDKAVAQGKFEIASEVLHDIGNAVVGFGSYLTRINRMMEQNNLANLKNVAGFMKAQQQAFGQVIGTDKAGALVNLMEGIAKSQEEHQTEIKRSIADQLNIIAHIQDILNIQRQYVVGHEAQERKPVNLRSIINDCRAMVFGAIDKKGIKLTLDMPAEGVVIKGDRTKLMQVILNILKNSIEAIDLNAEDKRIYLGLTTQEGSVNLVISDSGKGFDEATGAHLFERGYTTKSTGTGLGLYNCRSIIESHSGTITITSDGPGKGATTAILFKS comes from the coding sequence ATGGATACCTCAATAAGTGCATCAGAACTGAGGCTGCGCTCTATTATGCAGCATGCACCTTTAGGCTTGGCCGAAATTGATGCCAGCGGAAAAATTGTTAATTTAAACCTGGCAGGTACTGCATTGCTCAAGCCACTTACTGCTGCTTTGAGCGTGTCTATAGAGAATATTTTCCCTATACTGGATGTCATTAATCCTAAGGTTGTGCCGGCTATTAAAGCCTTTAGTCAACCCGGCGGGTTGATTATGGGTAACGAACAATGCCATTTTTCTTATCCCGGCGAGCTGGATTTGGTGGAAAAAGATTTCAGCATAACGGTTAGTAAAATGGCCGACTGCTTTATTGTAAGCTTTGAAGATGTTACCGAAAAGGTTTCCGAGGAAAAGGCTATGGTACAGGCCGAACTTGATAAAGCGGTAGCGCAGGGCAAGTTCGAAATAGCATCGGAGGTACTGCATGATATTGGCAACGCCGTGGTGGGGTTTGGCTCATACCTTACCCGCATTAACCGCATGATGGAACAAAACAACCTTGCCAATCTTAAAAATGTAGCTGGTTTTATGAAGGCACAGCAACAGGCTTTTGGCCAGGTAATAGGTACCGATAAAGCTGGCGCATTAGTGAACCTGATGGAAGGTATAGCCAAAAGTCAGGAAGAACATCAAACAGAAATTAAGCGTTCCATTGCCGACCAGCTTAACATTATTGCGCATATACAGGATATCCTGAACATACAACGGCAGTATGTAGTAGGCCATGAGGCACAGGAGCGCAAGCCTGTAAACCTGCGCAGTATTATTAACGATTGCCGGGCTATGGTATTTGGCGCTATTGATAAAAAAGGAATTAAACTTACCCTAGATATGCCGGCCGAAGGTGTGGTTATTAAAGGTGACCGTACCAAGCTGATGCAGGTGATACTGAACATTCTGAAAAATAGCATTGAAGCCATTGATTTAAATGCCGAAGATAAGCGCATTTACCTTGGTTTAACCACTCAAGAGGGCAGCGTTAACCTGGTTATAAGTGATAGCGGCAAAGGGTTTGATGAGGCTACTGGTGCCCACCTTTTTGAGCGTGGCTACACTACCAAAAGTACAGGAACGGGATTGGGATTATACAATTGCCGATCTATTATAGAAAGCCACTCGGGCACTATAACCATTACCAGCGATGGCCCTGGTAAAGGTGCAACTACAGCCATCCTGTTTAAAAGCTAA
- a CDS encoding sigma-70 family RNA polymerase sigma factor: protein MGEADLHQLITACQQQDRKSQKMLYKAFYGFAMGICLRYANNRYEAAEIMNQGFLKMFNNLNKYDESRPFKAWLGRIMMNMSIDYYRSNLKVAYTEDLTEAEHLTDNELPDKKINYQELLDMIQRLPQAYRTVFNLYAIEGYTHEEIGEMLNISAGTSKSNLFKAREKLKKMILKAAEIPDGLNGTNQTQIVAISAANLHLSFLNNGIRR from the coding sequence ATGGGAGAAGCAGACTTACACCAGCTGATTACGGCCTGCCAGCAGCAGGATCGCAAAAGTCAGAAAATGCTGTATAAGGCGTTTTATGGCTTTGCTATGGGTATTTGTTTGCGCTACGCGAACAACAGGTACGAGGCTGCCGAGATCATGAACCAAGGATTTTTGAAGATGTTTAACAACTTAAACAAATACGACGAATCGAGGCCATTTAAAGCATGGCTGGGGCGCATCATGATGAACATGTCGATAGATTACTATCGTAGTAATTTAAAAGTAGCCTACACCGAAGATTTAACCGAAGCTGAGCACTTAACAGATAACGAACTGCCTGATAAAAAAATTAATTACCAGGAACTGCTGGACATGATACAGCGTTTACCACAGGCTTACCGAACGGTATTTAACCTGTATGCCATTGAGGGATATACGCATGAAGAGATTGGCGAGATGCTGAACATTAGCGCAGGTACATCTAAATCGAACCTGTTTAAGGCGCGAGAGAAATTAAAAAAGATGATACTAAAAGCGGCTGAAATACCCGATGGTTTAAATGGCACCAATCAAACACAGATTGTAGCCATTAGCGCTGCCAACCTGCACTTGAGCTTTTTGAATAATGGTATAAGGCGATGA
- a CDS encoding ATP-binding protein, whose product MDKQDIIKIAIVGPESTGKSAMSAYLAQHYQTVWVPEFARGYCEQLTGDCTFQDEINMYYGQLALEQELLPKANKLLICDTTFITIKIWSDEMFGRAPQEVLDQLPKHTYDLYILLNIDLPWQDDPLRNFPTKREHFMAVWHQELQALNANYVVISGIGQPRYDAAVAAIEGFLNSEAGDSISDL is encoded by the coding sequence ATGGATAAGCAAGATATCATCAAAATAGCGATTGTGGGGCCCGAAAGTACAGGCAAATCGGCCATGTCGGCTTATTTAGCACAGCACTACCAAACGGTTTGGGTGCCCGAGTTTGCGCGTGGCTATTGTGAACAACTAACCGGCGATTGTACTTTTCAGGATGAGATTAATATGTATTACGGTCAGCTGGCCCTGGAGCAGGAACTGCTGCCTAAGGCAAACAAACTGCTCATTTGCGATACAACGTTTATTACTATTAAAATTTGGAGCGATGAGATGTTTGGCCGTGCCCCGCAAGAGGTGCTGGACCAACTGCCTAAGCACACCTATGATCTTTACATCCTTTTAAACATTGACCTTCCCTGGCAGGATGACCCGCTCCGCAACTTTCCCACTAAGCGGGAGCATTTTATGGCCGTTTGGCACCAGGAGCTACAGGCATTAAATGCCAATTATGTTGTAATATCAGGCATTGGCCAGCCGCGGTATGACGCGGCAGTTGCCGCTATTGAAGGTTTTTTGAATTCGGAAGCCGGAGATTCAATTTCAGACTTGTAA
- a CDS encoding DUF5777 family beta-barrel protein, whose protein sequence is MKKILFTALLLTVGYGCLKAQTSSTDSLMNALASSEKSEPVLATFKATRLILSETSETIKKNNLNFMVIHRFGDVAGTDGGGKTMWGLDNSSDILIGFEYGLTNNLDIDFFRSKYEQLLELGLKYNLLHQKTDNSMPFALTVVGRTALKPYSVATNVYDDYTNRLNYFVQAIIARKFSPKLSLQIAPSFLRNNLPFPYLAGNEQNIFSLSAAGRLKVTKRMGIVVDYAHPFSSFRKNNNSPGFYDPLGVGIEIETGGHVFTLNLSNAQAISPINYLADTESNWSKGQYRIGFTISRVFSFNGKHKSTY, encoded by the coding sequence ATGAAAAAAATCCTGTTTACCGCCCTGCTGCTTACGGTGGGCTATGGCTGCCTTAAAGCTCAAACCTCATCAACCGATTCGCTCATGAATGCCCTGGCCAGCAGCGAAAAGAGCGAACCGGTATTAGCCACCTTTAAAGCCACCCGTCTCATTCTGTCCGAAACCTCTGAAACCATCAAGAAAAACAACCTCAACTTTATGGTGATTCACCGCTTTGGCGATGTAGCCGGAACAGATGGCGGTGGCAAAACCATGTGGGGACTGGATAACTCCTCAGACATATTGATTGGCTTTGAATACGGCCTCACTAACAACCTGGATATAGACTTTTTCAGGAGCAAGTACGAACAGTTACTGGAGCTTGGCCTAAAGTATAACCTGCTTCATCAAAAAACAGATAACAGCATGCCATTTGCCCTAACTGTAGTTGGCCGTACCGCCCTAAAACCTTACAGCGTGGCTACTAATGTGTATGATGATTACACCAACCGCCTCAACTATTTTGTACAAGCAATTATAGCCCGCAAGTTTTCGCCAAAGCTTTCTTTGCAAATAGCGCCATCCTTTTTACGCAACAACCTACCTTTCCCTTACCTGGCAGGCAATGAGCAAAACATTTTTTCGCTATCGGCAGCAGGGCGCTTAAAAGTTACCAAGCGCATGGGCATTGTGGTAGATTATGCGCATCCATTTTCATCCTTCCGCAAAAACAACAATAGCCCAGGGTTTTACGATCCGCTGGGCGTAGGTATAGAAATTGAAACCGGCGGACACGTATTTACCCTCAACTTAAGCAATGCGCAAGCCATATCGCCCATTAATTACCTGGCCGATACTGAATCTAATTGGAGTAAGGGTCAATACCGCATAGGCTTTACTATATCGCGTGTATTCAGCTTTAACGGAAAGCATAAAAGCACTTATTAA
- a CDS encoding YceI family protein — MKHIVMIFIAWMHISQAIQGAYVCKNARISLFSKAPLEDIDAVSQKGTSVFNATTGDLAFSVPIRSFQFQKSLMQEHFNENYMESDKYANASFKGKIQQLPALDKDGTYAITATGVFEVHGVKQNRTINGKITVNKGVVSMASEFMVQCKDHKIEIPTIVFKNIAETIRVQVAATYSPYQ; from the coding sequence ATGAAACATATCGTTATGATTTTTATTGCCTGGATGCACATCAGCCAGGCGATACAGGGAGCCTATGTGTGTAAAAATGCCAGAATTAGCCTGTTCTCCAAGGCGCCATTGGAAGATATTGACGCCGTATCGCAAAAGGGCACCTCGGTATTTAACGCCACTACCGGCGATCTGGCTTTCAGCGTACCTATACGCTCGTTCCAGTTTCAAAAATCGCTCATGCAGGAGCATTTTAACGAGAATTACATGGAGAGCGACAAGTATGCCAACGCTTCCTTTAAAGGCAAAATACAACAGCTCCCCGCTTTAGATAAAGATGGCACTTATGCCATTACTGCAACCGGCGTTTTTGAGGTGCATGGCGTTAAGCAAAACCGAACCATCAACGGCAAAATAACGGTAAACAAAGGCGTAGTGAGCATGGCCTCGGAGTTTATGGTACAGTGCAAAGACCACAAGATTGAGATACCCACTATTGTGTTCAAGAACATTGCCGAAACCATACGGGTACAGGTAGCCGCTACCTACTCGCCTTACCAATAG
- a CDS encoding outer membrane beta-barrel family protein: MKKIFILSLITICSLTRLAVAQTASVNGQIKSSSETLPGATVQLLHLPDSAAVSAQIADANGNFRFTNPKNGSYVVKAVMMGFQNTTSNSFSFTGQSITLPALVLKNSTKALKAVTINGQVPQLEQKSDRLVVNVEKMITTGDNALEVLKKAPGIKLDKDDNILYRNNGGVNIMIDGRMTYMSSSEVSNYLKSLPANAVSKIELIANPPANFDAAGTAGVINIIMKRNRLQGFNGTATATTVYGTYGKVFGGANLNYNTGKLSFYTRANGGHAASYNKLNLGRQIVTDLYSQENYWHPIGDNVSYTSGADYFATAKQTFGFMFRGYNSPQNAKVTSNSVTTNQLGQQIGSVYMLKPQYTNTRTYSFNVNYSYAIDTLGQKLSFDADYVRSSNINNETFSNIYFDAAGTRLGDTVKQRNDNPAKYNIRSLKVDYVWPFAKTWRAETGWKSSWVSTNNNARFENLTAGNWITDLRRSNHFLYDENINAGYLTFNKTVGKKWEFKAGVRAEQTVSTGNSITQQEVVGRNYWKLFPSLFAAYKINIDHQLNASYSGRISRPGYSNLNPFTFFSDPYTAIKGNPYLQPSFSKSWLMSYTYKSFQVLSLSYVRVNNAVSTIISQNDQTKESIATYQNLGNTSSLNATSAGSFNIKKWWNVTANLDASYDKVNTMTQGTPYRSERLSWSAGTDQTFTLLKNFRIQLSGYYYSPSISGLARTLSGSQIDAAINKTFMDKKATLSFKVRDIFFGNRYRSILQYNNVNTTWQNEWESRRFSLGFTYQFGNLKIKTARNRNTGATSEENRM, from the coding sequence ATGAAAAAGATATTCATCCTAAGCCTTATCACAATTTGTAGTTTAACCCGCCTGGCCGTTGCCCAAACCGCATCTGTTAACGGGCAAATCAAATCCAGCAGCGAAACCCTGCCGGGGGCAACTGTACAACTGCTACACCTACCCGATTCAGCAGCCGTATCAGCGCAGATAGCCGACGCTAATGGCAACTTCCGTTTTACTAACCCTAAAAACGGAAGCTATGTGGTTAAAGCCGTTATGATGGGCTTTCAGAATACAACCAGCAATAGCTTCAGCTTTACCGGCCAAAGCATTACACTGCCAGCTTTGGTGTTAAAAAACAGCACAAAAGCACTCAAAGCAGTAACCATAAACGGACAAGTACCACAACTGGAGCAAAAAAGCGACCGCCTGGTGGTAAACGTAGAAAAAATGATCACCACAGGTGATAATGCGCTGGAGGTACTAAAAAAGGCGCCGGGTATTAAACTGGATAAAGACGACAACATATTATATCGCAACAACGGTGGCGTAAACATTATGATTGACGGCCGCATGACCTACATGAGCAGCAGCGAGGTAAGCAACTACTTAAAGTCATTACCAGCTAATGCGGTAAGTAAGATTGAACTGATTGCCAACCCGCCTGCCAACTTCGATGCCGCAGGTACCGCAGGAGTAATCAACATTATTATGAAACGTAACCGCCTGCAGGGTTTTAATGGTACAGCCACAGCTACTACGGTATACGGCACCTATGGCAAAGTTTTTGGCGGCGCCAACTTAAATTACAACACCGGAAAGCTAAGTTTTTATACCCGTGCAAATGGCGGCCATGCTGCCTCCTATAACAAACTCAATTTAGGCAGGCAAATAGTTACCGATTTATATAGCCAGGAAAATTACTGGCACCCCATTGGTGATAATGTCAGCTATACCTCCGGGGCCGATTATTTTGCTACAGCCAAACAAACTTTTGGTTTTATGTTCAGGGGTTACAACTCCCCACAAAATGCCAAAGTAACCAGCAACTCGGTTACCACAAACCAGTTAGGGCAGCAAATTGGTAGCGTGTATATGTTAAAACCGCAATACACCAACACCCGCACCTATAGCTTTAATGTGAATTACAGCTATGCTATTGACACGTTAGGTCAAAAGCTATCTTTCGATGCAGATTATGTTCGCAGCAGTAACATTAATAACGAAACTTTCAGCAACATATATTTTGATGCTGCCGGCACCCGCCTCGGCGATACGGTAAAGCAGAGAAATGACAATCCGGCCAAATACAATATCCGCTCTTTAAAAGTTGATTATGTTTGGCCTTTTGCCAAAACCTGGCGAGCCGAAACCGGCTGGAAAAGCAGCTGGGTAAGCACTAATAACAATGCCCGTTTTGAGAACCTCACTGCCGGCAATTGGATAACTGACCTGCGTCGCAGCAACCATTTTTTGTATGACGAAAACATCAATGCCGGTTACCTTACCTTTAATAAAACAGTTGGCAAAAAGTGGGAATTTAAAGCCGGAGTGCGTGCCGAGCAAACGGTATCAACCGGTAACTCTATTACGCAGCAAGAAGTAGTAGGCCGCAATTACTGGAAACTATTTCCCAGCTTGTTTGCAGCTTATAAAATCAATATCGATCATCAGCTTAATGCTTCTTACAGCGGCCGCATCAGTCGGCCGGGTTATAGCAACCTAAACCCATTCACTTTTTTCAGCGATCCGTACACTGCTATCAAAGGCAATCCGTACTTACAGCCCTCCTTCTCTAAATCGTGGCTCATGAGTTATACCTATAAAAGCTTCCAGGTGTTAAGCCTGAGCTATGTGCGGGTGAATAATGCTGTAAGCACCATCATTAGCCAAAACGACCAAACTAAGGAAAGCATTGCCACCTACCAAAACCTGGGCAATACCAGCAGCCTGAACGCCACCAGCGCAGGCAGCTTCAACATCAAAAAATGGTGGAACGTAACCGCTAACCTCGACGCCTCTTACGATAAAGTGAATACCATGACGCAAGGCACACCTTACCGTTCTGAACGCCTTTCGTGGTCGGCCGGTACCGACCAAACCTTTACCCTGCTTAAAAATTTCCGCATTCAGTTATCAGGTTATTATTATTCACCTTCCATATCGGGCTTGGCCCGCACTTTATCGGGCTCACAGATTGATGCTGCTATAAACAAAACGTTTATGGATAAAAAGGCTACGCTTAGCTTTAAAGTTCGCGATATATTCTTCGGTAACCGTTACCGTAGCATACTACAATACAATAATGTTAATACCACGTGGCAAAACGAGTGGGAGAGCCGCCGCTTTTCCCTTGGCTTTACCTACCAATTTGGCAACCTGAAAATTAAAACTGCGCGTAACCGTAACACCGGAGCTACCAGCGAAGAAAACCGGATGTAA
- a CDS encoding cytochrome c, translating to MTTKNLMISLATALTMFGSVQAQTKKPVVKAKAGAASATDVKASIQRGQVVYAQNCLSCHQADGGGVQNMNAPLVKTAYVLGNNQRLISVLLKGMQGVEIEGETYTNVMPQFTHLSNKQIADVLTYVRNSFGNKANAIKEAEVAEARKKVK from the coding sequence ATGACCACTAAAAATTTAATGATCAGCTTAGCTACCGCATTAACCATGTTTGGATCGGTGCAGGCGCAAACAAAGAAGCCCGTTGTAAAGGCCAAAGCAGGTGCCGCGTCAGCAACTGATGTAAAAGCATCCATTCAGCGCGGGCAGGTGGTGTATGCGCAAAACTGCCTGTCTTGCCACCAGGCCGATGGCGGGGGCGTACAAAATATGAACGCTCCTTTAGTAAAAACAGCTTATGTACTGGGGAACAATCAAAGGCTGATCAGCGTTTTATTAAAAGGCATGCAAGGCGTAGAAATAGAAGGCGAAACCTACACCAACGTAATGCCGCAGTTTACCCATTTGAGCAACAAGCAAATTGCCGATGTATTAACCTACGTGCGTAACAGCTTTGGGAACAAAGCCAACGCTATAAAAGAAGCAGAAGTGGCTGAAGCCCGCAAAAAGGTTAAATAG
- a CDS encoding LytTR family DNA-binding domain-containing protein — MIRCLAVDDEAYAVKLIADYINKVPFLQLAGTTTSAIDALSRVQQGNIDLVFLDIQMPDLTGMQFLKLCGSKCKVILTTAYPEYALEGYEHDVIDYLLKPVAFDRFLKAAQKAFNQLQPPVSTDAGGAKFPVPSTSLPENPLSAPTALPPNYMFIKGESKNKFLKVAYDEILYIEGLKNYVSVFTLGQRMVTYQTLRDLDAQLPQPPFYRVHKSYIININQIRMVDGHTIYIQDQAIPIGETYREGFYKIIKEE; from the coding sequence ATGATACGTTGCCTGGCGGTTGATGACGAAGCTTATGCGGTAAAATTAATTGCCGATTATATTAATAAAGTGCCTTTTTTACAATTGGCGGGTACCACTACCAGCGCCATCGATGCCTTGAGCCGTGTGCAGCAGGGAAATATTGACCTGGTTTTTCTGGATATACAAATGCCCGATTTAACCGGCATGCAGTTTTTAAAGTTATGCGGCAGTAAATGCAAGGTCATCTTAACCACCGCCTATCCGGAATACGCGCTGGAAGGCTACGAGCATGATGTGATAGACTACCTGCTGAAACCTGTAGCCTTTGACCGGTTTTTGAAAGCGGCGCAAAAGGCATTTAATCAATTGCAGCCGCCAGTAAGTACAGATGCGGGAGGTGCAAAATTCCCGGTACCCTCAACCTCGCTGCCCGAAAACCCGCTGTCTGCTCCAACAGCTTTGCCCCCAAACTATATGTTTATTAAAGGGGAGAGCAAGAATAAGTTTTTAAAGGTAGCTTATGATGAGATTCTATACATTGAGGGACTGAAAAACTATGTATCGGTGTTTACGCTGGGCCAGCGAATGGTTACTTACCAAACCCTGCGCGATCTGGATGCACAGCTGCCCCAGCCGCCATTTTACAGGGTGCATAAATCGTACATTATCAATATTAATCAGATCCGTATGGTTGACGGGCATACCATTTACATACAAGACCAGGCTATTCCCATTGGCGAAACTTACCGTGAGGGGTTTTATAAAATAATAAAGGAAGAATAG
- a CDS encoding histidine kinase, whose product MNKRRVVLYHVLAWAAYFIYLFIGGFFLQPGGKTLHIEVSFLLQISYTLATIATFYYAYALVLPGLVRRKYRLLYVIAAIASPFVFIVARYLLEEMLYPLIFGFHNYTDDTTLIFYFWDNVYRGLPSIAFGSAVWGVVNAYQQQNENKQLREEKAQAELAFLKSQINPHFLYNTLNYIYSLAYPVSDQLADAIIKLSNLMRYMLNESKDGRIDLEKEVDYLNNYIDIYRLRFEDNFYVEFKTEGDIVGKRLASLVLIPFVENAFKHGVVDDEQRPVKIQLKVIGSRLNFIVSNKINRNQKDASSGVGLVNIRRRLELIYPGNHELLIADNGITYKTTLNIDL is encoded by the coding sequence ATGAATAAACGCAGGGTTGTCTTATACCATGTTTTGGCTTGGGCGGCCTATTTTATCTACTTATTTATTGGTGGCTTCTTTTTACAGCCAGGCGGCAAAACGCTTCATATAGAAGTGAGCTTTTTGTTGCAAATCAGTTATACGCTGGCAACAATTGCAACCTTTTACTATGCCTATGCGCTGGTTCTGCCTGGGTTGGTACGCCGTAAATACCGTTTACTATATGTTATTGCCGCTATTGCATCGCCGTTCGTTTTCATCGTGGCGCGCTACCTGCTCGAGGAAATGCTATACCCGTTAATTTTCGGGTTTCACAATTATACCGACGATACCACACTCATATTTTATTTTTGGGATAACGTTTACCGCGGGTTGCCTTCTATAGCCTTTGGCTCGGCGGTTTGGGGAGTAGTAAATGCATACCAACAGCAAAATGAAAACAAGCAACTGCGCGAAGAAAAAGCCCAGGCTGAGTTGGCTTTTCTCAAATCACAGATCAATCCGCATTTTTTGTACAACACGCTCAATTACATTTACTCGCTGGCCTACCCGGTATCAGATCAGCTGGCCGATGCTATCATCAAATTGTCTAACCTGATGCGCTACATGCTAAATGAAAGTAAGGATGGACGCATTGATCTGGAAAAGGAGGTAGACTACCTGAACAATTACATTGACATTTACCGACTGCGTTTCGAGGATAACTTTTATGTGGAGTTCAAAACCGAAGGCGACATTGTCGGTAAGCGGCTGGCTTCGCTGGTGTTAATTCCGTTTGTGGAAAATGCCTTTAAACACGGGGTGGTTGATGATGAACAGCGGCCTGTTAAAATACAGTTAAAAGTGATTGGCAGCCGGTTGAACTTTATAGTAAGTAACAAAATTAATCGCAATCAAAAAGATGCTTCCAGCGGAGTAGGACTGGTTAATATACGCCGCCGGCTGGAATTGATTTACCCCGGCAATCATGAACTGCTCATTGCCGATAACGGGATTACGTATAAAACTACGCTCAACATCGATTTATAA